In Halorubellus sp. JP-L1, one DNA window encodes the following:
- a CDS encoding ABC transporter ATP-binding protein, which produces MSDGALAVHLDGITKRFPGVVANDDVDLRVEEGSVHALLGENGAGKTTLMNVLYGLYQPTEGVVRLDGEAMAFDSPRDAIDAGVGMIHQHFMLVDPMTVTENVVLGNEPRKWGGLAVDRDAARRAVVDLAETYGFDVNPDASVEDVSVGEQQRVEILKALYRGADVLILDEPTAVLTPQEVEELFAVFEELTAQGKTIIFISHKLDEAMNAADEITVLRDGVNVGTVDADATSREELAELMVGREVLLSTDKDPVERGDPALSISDLRVEDDRSIPAVHDVTFDVHEGEVFGIAGVDGNGQSELVETVTGLRDVVSGTVRFDGEDVTDASRRERIARGMAFVPEDRQERGLVMDYDLVENGLLGKQHDPEFAPSGRIDWEGTYGHVADVIEEYDVRPPDPSASAKSLSGGNQQKFIVGREFSQDPDVVVASHPTRGVDIGSVEFIHERILDLRARGKAVLLVSSKLDEVQSLSDRLAVMHDGEFVDVVDPASTTEEELGLLMGGERVESVDPPQPGGDVA; this is translated from the coding sequence TCACGAAGCGCTTCCCAGGGGTGGTGGCGAACGACGACGTCGACCTCCGGGTCGAGGAAGGGTCGGTGCACGCCCTGCTCGGGGAGAACGGCGCGGGGAAGACGACGCTCATGAACGTCCTCTACGGCCTCTACCAGCCGACGGAGGGCGTCGTGCGGTTGGACGGCGAGGCGATGGCCTTCGACTCGCCGCGGGACGCCATCGACGCGGGCGTCGGCATGATCCACCAGCACTTCATGCTCGTTGACCCGATGACGGTGACGGAGAACGTCGTCCTCGGGAACGAACCCCGGAAGTGGGGTGGCCTCGCGGTCGACCGCGACGCCGCCAGGCGAGCGGTCGTCGACCTCGCGGAGACGTACGGGTTCGACGTGAACCCGGACGCATCGGTCGAGGACGTAAGCGTCGGCGAACAGCAGCGCGTGGAGATCCTGAAGGCGCTGTACCGTGGCGCAGACGTGCTCATCCTCGACGAGCCGACGGCGGTCCTGACGCCACAGGAGGTCGAGGAGCTGTTCGCGGTGTTCGAGGAGCTGACCGCACAAGGGAAGACGATAATCTTCATCTCGCACAAGCTCGACGAGGCGATGAACGCGGCCGACGAGATAACCGTCCTCCGGGACGGCGTGAACGTCGGGACGGTCGACGCGGACGCGACCAGTCGCGAGGAGCTCGCGGAGCTCATGGTCGGTCGCGAGGTCCTCCTCTCGACGGACAAGGATCCCGTCGAGCGCGGCGACCCCGCGCTGTCGATCTCGGATCTGCGCGTGGAGGACGACCGCAGCATTCCGGCGGTCCACGACGTGACGTTCGACGTCCACGAGGGCGAGGTGTTCGGTATCGCTGGCGTGGACGGGAACGGGCAGAGCGAGCTCGTCGAGACCGTCACCGGCCTACGGGACGTCGTCTCTGGGACGGTGCGGTTCGACGGCGAGGACGTCACGGACGCGTCCCGGCGGGAACGCATCGCGAGAGGGATGGCGTTCGTCCCCGAGGACCGCCAGGAGCGCGGGCTCGTGATGGACTACGACCTCGTGGAGAACGGCCTGCTCGGGAAGCAACACGACCCGGAGTTCGCGCCGAGCGGTCGCATCGACTGGGAGGGCACGTACGGGCACGTCGCGGACGTCATCGAGGAGTACGACGTCCGCCCACCGGACCCGAGTGCGAGCGCGAAGAGCCTCTCGGGCGGGAACCAGCAGAAGTTCATCGTCGGCCGCGAGTTCAGTCAGGACCCCGACGTCGTCGTCGCGTCCCACCCAACGCGCGGCGTCGACATCGGGAGCGTCGAGTTCATCCACGAACGGATCCTCGACCTGCGAGCGCGCGGGAAAGCCGTCCTCCTGGTCTCCTCGAAGCTCGACGAAGTCCAGTCGCTCTCGGACCGCCTCGCGGTCATGCACGACGGCGAGTTCGTGGACGTCGTCGACCCGGCGTCGACGACCGAGGAGGAACTCGGGCTCCTGATGGGTGGCGAGCGCGTCGAGAGCGTCGACCCGCCCCAGCCCGGGGGTGACGTCGCGTGA
- a CDS encoding ABC transporter permease translates to MPSWSESAASKIVTASAKERIYISVAAFVASVLVGSVLVYLSGLVVDCAGGRFLGSCYNPFLVYYYLFVDPFVGGFNVALVMKETVLLIFTGLSVAVAFRAGLFNIGSQGQLVLGGLASALAVIFAAPFAPTGPVGTLVLVPLALVVGAVFGGLYAAIPGALKAYAEANEVITTIMLNFVATNLAFFLISTYYQDPESGSVQTVAIPEAARLTPVLPFFEGAQFSVVALVLGLALVGGTYYVLANTAFGYDLRTSGVQATAADYAGVDAKRLVVSSMTLSGALAGLGGAVYVLMVMSRYRTGIPALGFDGITVSILAGNNPLGVLPAALLFGVMKAGSLSIDFSLGVPKQLVGVLRGLVILFVAMPEFFRMLARYTSFGPDADRPVATDGGEDDA, encoded by the coding sequence ATCCCGTCGTGGTCGGAGTCCGCGGCGTCGAAGATCGTGACGGCGAGCGCGAAGGAACGCATCTACATCAGCGTCGCGGCGTTCGTCGCGTCCGTTCTGGTCGGGAGCGTCCTCGTCTACCTCTCCGGGTTGGTCGTCGACTGCGCCGGCGGCAGGTTCCTCGGATCCTGCTACAATCCGTTCCTCGTGTACTACTATCTGTTCGTCGACCCGTTCGTCGGCGGGTTCAACGTCGCGCTCGTGATGAAGGAGACCGTCCTCCTGATCTTCACGGGCCTGTCGGTCGCGGTCGCGTTCCGCGCCGGCCTGTTCAACATCGGCTCGCAGGGACAGCTCGTCCTCGGCGGGCTCGCGTCCGCGCTCGCGGTCATCTTCGCCGCCCCGTTCGCGCCGACCGGGCCGGTCGGGACGCTCGTACTCGTCCCGCTCGCGCTGGTCGTCGGCGCCGTCTTCGGCGGCCTCTACGCCGCCATCCCCGGTGCGCTGAAGGCGTACGCGGAGGCGAACGAAGTCATCACGACCATCATGCTGAACTTCGTCGCGACGAACCTCGCGTTCTTCCTGATCTCGACGTACTACCAGGACCCCGAGAGCGGGAGCGTACAGACCGTCGCGATTCCGGAAGCCGCTCGCCTGACACCCGTCCTGCCGTTCTTCGAGGGCGCGCAGTTCTCCGTCGTCGCACTCGTGCTTGGACTCGCGCTCGTCGGCGGGACGTACTACGTCCTCGCGAACACCGCGTTCGGGTACGACCTCAGGACGAGCGGCGTGCAGGCCACGGCCGCGGACTACGCCGGCGTCGACGCCAAGCGCCTCGTGGTCTCCAGCATGACGCTCTCGGGCGCACTCGCGGGGCTCGGCGGTGCAGTGTACGTCCTCATGGTGATGTCGCGGTACCGGACCGGCATCCCAGCGCTCGGCTTCGACGGCATCACGGTCTCGATCCTCGCGGGCAACAACCCACTGGGCGTCCTCCCCGCCGCACTCCTGTTCGGCGTGATGAAGGCCGGGAGTCTCTCCATCGACTTCAGTCTCGGCGTCCCGAAACAGCTCGTCGGCGTGCTCCGCGGACTCGTCATCCTCTTCGTCGCGATGCCCGAGTTCTTCAGGATGCTCGCCCGCTACACGTCGTTCGGACCCGACGCGGATCGTCCGGTCGCGACCGACGGAGGTGAGGACGATGCGTAA
- a CDS encoding ABC transporter permease has protein sequence MRNRTAYVAGGAIGALVVLAGLVFTFLVPVPWVVALAAQFDTSLFSAALRLSVPIAFAALGGIFAEKSGVINIGLEGLLIASAFTSIAVAWGLAGSVGPTTAAWAGFIAAILASTLLAGLFAVVTIRYEADQIIAGLAVWLVALGLAPFASQIVWNSVNSPAVPTLNNWVVPGLVEVPVLGPAVFDSNPTVYLMLLAVPASWFVLNRTAFGRWVRASGENPKALDTAGVNVSRIRYASVLLSGVFSGVGGAGLALGQVGQFIGSGQTMVSGRGWIGITAYLMGNYNPIGAFLSSFLFAGLNALQFRVQQISELNISPSLVQMVPFVAVIVVLALVGKTRLPDAAGDHYESGDD, from the coding sequence ATGCGTAACCGGACCGCGTACGTCGCCGGTGGCGCTATCGGCGCGCTCGTCGTGCTCGCCGGCCTCGTGTTCACGTTCCTCGTCCCCGTCCCGTGGGTGGTCGCGCTCGCCGCACAGTTCGACACCAGCCTGTTCTCGGCCGCACTCAGACTCTCGGTCCCGATCGCGTTCGCCGCACTCGGCGGGATCTTCGCCGAGAAGTCCGGCGTCATCAACATCGGCCTCGAGGGGCTCCTGATCGCGTCCGCGTTCACGTCGATCGCGGTCGCGTGGGGGCTCGCGGGGTCCGTCGGACCGACGACCGCCGCCTGGGCGGGGTTCATCGCCGCGATCCTCGCGAGCACCTTGCTGGCCGGACTGTTCGCGGTCGTCACCATCCGGTACGAGGCCGACCAGATCATCGCGGGGCTCGCGGTCTGGCTGGTCGCACTCGGTCTCGCGCCGTTCGCGAGCCAGATCGTCTGGAACTCCGTGAACAGTCCCGCGGTGCCGACCCTGAACAACTGGGTCGTGCCCGGTCTCGTCGAGGTTCCCGTGCTCGGCCCGGCGGTGTTCGACTCGAACCCGACGGTGTACCTGATGCTGCTCGCCGTTCCCGCGTCGTGGTTCGTCCTGAATCGAACGGCGTTCGGTCGCTGGGTCCGCGCGAGCGGCGAGAACCCGAAGGCGCTCGACACGGCGGGCGTGAACGTCAGTCGCATCCGGTACGCGAGCGTCCTGCTGTCGGGCGTGTTCTCGGGCGTCGGCGGCGCCGGACTCGCACTCGGTCAGGTCGGCCAGTTCATCGGGAGCGGCCAGACGATGGTCTCCGGCCGCGGCTGGATCGGCATCACCGCGTACCTCATGGGGAACTACAACCCCATCGGCGCGTTCCTGTCGTCGTTCCTGTTCGCGGGCCTGAACGCGCTCCAGTTCCGCGTCCAGCAGATCTCGGAACTGAACATCTCCCCGTCGCTCGTCCAGATGGTGCCGTTCGTCGCCGTGATCGTCGTGCTCGCGCTCGTCGGGAAGACCAGACTCCCCGACGCCGCCGGCGACCACTACGAGTCCGGCGACGACTGA
- the cdd gene encoding cytidine deaminase, with amino-acid sequence MDDDALLDAARDVQTEAYVPYSEYQVGAAIETADGEVYVGCNLENANYSNSLHAEEVAIAEALKDGHRSFAKLAVSSGERDAVTPCGMCRQTLAEFCDEEFRVLCDAGADGVREHALGDLLPETITRETLGK; translated from the coding sequence ATGGACGACGACGCACTCCTCGACGCCGCCAGGGACGTACAGACGGAAGCCTACGTCCCGTACTCGGAGTACCAGGTCGGAGCCGCCATCGAGACCGCCGACGGCGAGGTGTACGTCGGGTGTAATCTCGAGAACGCGAACTACTCGAACAGCCTGCACGCCGAGGAGGTCGCGATCGCGGAAGCACTCAAGGACGGCCATCGGTCGTTCGCGAAGCTCGCGGTGTCCTCGGGCGAACGCGACGCCGTCACGCCGTGCGGGATGTGCCGGCAGACGCTCGCGGAGTTCTGCGACGAGGAGTTCCGCGTGCTCTGCGACGCCGGTGCGGACGGCGTCCGCGAGCACGCGCTCGGCGACTTGCTCCCGGAGACGATCACGCGCGAGACCCTCGGGAAGTAG
- a CDS encoding nucleoside phosphorylase, whose translation MTDDSEDPNADVQYHVEVGPDDVSDAVLLPGNPERVDKIVDLWDDHEERAYHREYRTATGRYEGADISVTSTGIGSPSAAIAVEELARVGVETYVRVGSCGAIQPEMEVGDLVITTGAVRQEGTSDEYVREDYPAVADHEVVSALVAAAERLGYDYHTGLTMSADSFYAGQGRPGFEGFEAAGSTELVEALQDANVKNIEMEAAAILTLANVYDLRAGAICSVYANRVTGEFRTEGESRAAETASLAVKLLRKMDAAKAEAGVDHWHPGLDLD comes from the coding sequence ATGACCGACGACAGCGAAGACCCGAACGCGGACGTCCAGTACCACGTCGAGGTCGGCCCCGACGACGTGAGCGACGCGGTGCTCCTCCCGGGGAATCCCGAGCGCGTCGACAAGATCGTCGACCTCTGGGACGACCACGAGGAACGGGCCTATCACCGCGAGTACCGAACCGCGACCGGTCGGTACGAGGGCGCGGACATCTCGGTGACGTCGACGGGCATCGGATCCCCGAGCGCCGCGATCGCGGTCGAGGAACTCGCGCGCGTCGGCGTGGAGACGTACGTCCGCGTCGGGTCCTGCGGTGCGATCCAGCCGGAGATGGAGGTCGGCGACCTCGTCATCACCACCGGCGCGGTCCGGCAGGAGGGCACGAGCGACGAGTACGTCCGCGAGGACTACCCGGCGGTCGCGGACCACGAGGTCGTGTCGGCGCTCGTGGCCGCCGCCGAACGCCTCGGCTACGACTACCACACCGGGTTGACGATGAGCGCGGACTCGTTCTACGCCGGCCAGGGCCGCCCGGGCTTCGAGGGGTTCGAGGCCGCCGGCTCGACCGAACTCGTCGAGGCGCTCCAGGACGCGAACGTGAAGAACATCGAGATGGAGGCCGCCGCCATCCTGACGCTCGCGAACGTCTACGACCTGCGCGCCGGCGCCATCTGCTCGGTGTACGCGAACCGCGTCACGGGCGAGTTCCGGACCGAAGGCGAGTCCAGGGCGGCGGAGACGGCGAGTCTCGCGGTGAAGCTCCTCCGGAAGATGGACGCCGCGAAGGCCGAGGCGGGCGTCGACCACTGGCATCCCGGCCTGGACCTGGACTGA